The Oscillatoria sp. FACHB-1406 genomic interval GATTGCATGGTATCCGGACTGGTTCCCGACGCAGTGCTTAACTGTTGTACGGCATTGAAAAGTCCGGTTAGTTGACTGGAATTTGCTTCTTGGTCGGGGTTATCCAGGGCGTTGAGAAGGGTATTGAATAAGCTCATAAGTTAAGTTCGTGTAAGGTTTAGTTTGGCAAACCGGGCTTAGGAGAAAACCCTCAAATTGCCCGGTTGGGAGTGCGCTTTGAGTATTGTTTTAGCGATCGCCGCCCGGTAGGGGGCCGAGCATTCTGGGGCCGTTCACAGATTCGCGGTAAACTTCAACTTTTTCGTTGTATTCAATGGGCAAAACAGCAACGACATTCTCATGAGGTCTGGGAATAATCACCCAGGATTCTAAGGTCGCACCGTAAGCGTTTTCAACGGCAGCAATTCCGGCATCCATCGCCGCTTTCACTTCGGAAACATCCCCCCGAATGTTGACGGTAAAACGAGCGCTTCCGACTCGGATGTAACCCACCAATGTAACGCGCCCTGCTTTGACCATCGCGTCTGCTGCTGCAAGGATGCCGGGAAACCCTTTGGTTTCCAGCGCTCCAACTGCCTGTGGCATAGCCTGTACTCCTTAATCCGTAACTATGTATTGGACGTATTTGACGAGCGTCTGATTACAACGCAACCTCAATTGTACGGCCCTATGCAGCAATTGTACGGGACGATATGGCTGAATTAATGTGATACTGTGGAGAGTTGATGTTCGCTCTCCTCTCTTCACCTCCCTTATCAAAGTAAGCTCGAAGAATTTTAAAGAATCAAAAGTTGCAATGACAAAAACAGTTTGGTTATTTCCCGGACAAGGTTCGCAAGCCGTCGGGATGGGTGCAGATCTCAAAGATTTACCGGCGGCGCAGGCTAAGTTGGCGCGGGCGGACGAGATTCTGGGTTGGTCGGTTCTCGATGTTTGTCGGGGAGAGGAAAGTCAGTTGGCGCGCACGCTGTACACTCAACCTTGTTTGTACGCGATCGCGTCGATTTTAGTTGATGCTTTAGCCGAAGGCAACCTCAAACCCGATTTTGTCGCCGGTCACAGTTTGGGCGAGTACGTGGCGCTGTATGCGGCGGGTGTCTTCGATTTTGAGTCGGGATTGCGCTTG includes:
- a CDS encoding BMC domain-containing protein, with amino-acid sequence MPQAVGALETKGFPGILAAADAMVKAGRVTLVGYIRVGSARFTVNIRGDVSEVKAAMDAGIAAVENAYGATLESWVIIPRPHENVVAVLPIEYNEKVEVYRESVNGPRMLGPLPGGDR